A region of Chelonia mydas isolate rCheMyd1 chromosome 7, rCheMyd1.pri.v2, whole genome shotgun sequence DNA encodes the following proteins:
- the PODXL2 gene encoding podocalyxin-like protein 2 codes for MKLRLHQALAVLLAWGTLCICLVSSEEPTAEGLTSTSLVEFTMMSHLELLDSREQSNLEATEPDPVLSALHASAGSGFASEENEESKILQPPQYFWEDGGDLNDSSLDLGPATDYSFPVASHKALPNGNRTQVKDNWETAPLQPSSDSMEPDPHTPFSGALEEEEGLLPINKSKGGQQSSQTRWPNDMSSEAAGQEGSLFSLLISTASSRLGVVTEAAVERQEEDSVPEHTSSGFDLGSSMGPSLLPVSSILSITTAGSQGVAEHAIEVTSGNIGATVGAGVELAGTMAPAESTQTLVGAGVVPTELPVRGELIEPTVREGGEQVGPTVLTGMEQTEEVPEVTSPGGSPQDPKIVSGSGGGTPNASSSAASLDGSDEPAATPSRNGMKPATETMAAGWSFVPQTGDTHLAVLSTGLPWNSAQVICKDWSNLAGKNYIILNMSDNIDCEEFRLEKGPQLLSLVEDAFSRQADGLQAQWLISLSKPNENDKHLLMTLAGEEGVVPTKDVLMALGYVQRSLAEIGIQNYSTTTSCQSRPSQTRSDYGKLFVVLVIIGSICAIIIIMGLIYNCWQRRLPKMKNMSHGEELRFVENGCHDNPTLDVASDSQSEMQEKKTSVNGGGAINGPDGWDVLITKRASEDADVFEEDTHL; via the exons GGACCTTGTGCATCTGCCTTGTTTCATCAGAGGAGCCCACCGCCGAGGGTCTCACCTCAACTTCCTTGGTGGAGTTTACAATGATGTCCCATCTGGAGCTACTGGATTCCCGTGAGCAAAGCAACCTGGAAGCTACGGAGCCTGACCCTGTCCTCAGTGCCCTGCATGCCTCCGCGGGATCAGGCTTTGCCAGTGAGGAGAATGAGGAGTCCAAGATCCTACAGCCCCCCCAGTACTTCTGGGAAGACGGGGGAGATCTCAACGATTCCAGCCTGGATCTGGGACCAGCAACAG ACTACAGTTTTCCAGTCGCCTCTCATAAGGCCCTGCCCAACGGAAACAGGACGCAGGTTAAAGACAACTGGGAAACTGCCCCCCTTCAGCCGTCATCGGATTCCATGGAGCCTGACCCACATACGCCTTTCTCCGGTGctctggaggaagaggaagggctGCTCCCCATAAACAAGTCTAAGGGAGGGCAACAGAGCAGCCAGACTCGCTGGCCAAATGACATGTCTTCAGAAGCGGCTGGCCAGGAGGGCTCCTTGTTCTCCCTCCTGATCTCCACAGCCTCAAGCAGACTAGGTGTTGTGACTGAGGCAGCTGTAGAAAGGCAAGAGGAGGACTCTGTTCCTGAGCACACTTCTTCGGGCTTTGACCTAGGTAGCAGCATGGGGCCGAGTCTGCTGCCTGTGTCATCCATCCTGTCGATCACCACTGCAGGATCCCAAGGTGTCGCAGAGCATGCCATCGAGGTGACTTCAGGAAATATTGGGGCTACAGtgggagctggagtggagctAGCAGGGACCATGGCACCAGCAGAGTCCACACAGACCCTGGTGGGAGCTGGAGTGGTGCCCACAGAGCTCCCAGTGAGAGGGGAGCTCATTGAGCCTACAGTACGAGAGGGAGGGGAGCAAGTGGGGCCCACAGTGCTAACTGGAATGGAGCAAACGGAGGAAGTTCCTGAGGTAACATCTCCTGGAGGCAGCCCCCAAGATCCCAAGATTGTTTCTGGTAGTGGTGGTGGCACCCCAAATGCCAGCTCCTCGGCGGCTTCCTTGGATGGGTCTGACGAGCCAGCTGCAACCCCTTCTCGGAATGGCATGAAGCCAGCTACCGAGACCATGGCAGCAGGGTGGAGCTTTGTGCCACAGACCGGGGACACCCACCTGGCTGTGCTGTCAACAGGACTGCCCTGGAACTCGGCACAG GTGATCTGCAAGGACTGGAGTAATCTGGCAGGGAAAAACTACATCATTCTGAACATGTCTGATAACATCGACTGC GAGGAGTTTCGGCTGGAGAAGGGTCCCCAGCTGCTGTCTCTGGTAGAGGATGCCTTCTCCAGGCAGGCAGATGGACTACAGGCCCAGTGGCTGATCTCTCTGAGCAAACCCAATGAGAATGACAAGCACCTGCTAATGACcttggcaggggaggagg GTGTTGTCCCTACGAAAGATGTCCTGATGGCACTGGGTTATGTTCAGAGGAGCTTAGCCGAG ATTGGCATCCAGAACTACTCAACCACCACAAGCTGCCAGTCACGGCCCAGCCAGACCCGCAGTGACTATGGGAAACTCTTTGTGGTGCTGGTCATCATCGGTTCCATCTgtgccatcatcatcatcatggggCTTATCTACAATTGCTGGCAGAGGCGCCTGCCCAAGATGAAGAACATG tCACACGGTGAGGAGCTGCGCTTCGTGGAGAACGGCTGCCATGACAACCCCACCTTGGACGTGGCCAGTGACAGCCAGTCGGAGATGCAAGAGAAGAAGACCAGTGTGAATGGCGGGGGTGCCATCAACGGCCCCGACGGCTGGGATGTCCTGATCACCAAGCGGGCGAGTGAGGACGCAGATGTGTTTGAGGAAGATACAcacctttaa